The nucleotide sequence GGTGTACTCCAACATGGAGGGCGCCTGGTCGCAGGAAGAGTACAATAACCTGCTCAAGAAATTCCCCGAGGGCCAGATCTGCATCGAGGACAACGGGCAGGTGGTGGCGGCCGCACTGGCTATCATTGTGCAGTACTCCGACTTCGGCGACCGGCACACCTACGCCAAAATCACGGGCCACGGCAAGTTCGACACCCACAACGCCGACGGCGACACGCTGTATGGCGTGGACGTGTTCGTGGACCCCGAGTACCGCAGCCTGCGTCTGGGTCGCCGCCTCTACGATGCCCGCAAGGAGCTATGCGAAAACCTGAACCTGCGCGCCATGGTGGCTGGCGGCCGCATTCCCGGCTACAACCAGTATGCCGAGGAAATGACGCCCGCCAAATACGTGGAAATGGTGCGCAACAAGGAACTCACCGACCCCATCCTCACCTTCCAGCTTTCCAACGACTTCTACGTCCGCAAAATCATCCGCGGGTACCTGCCCTACGACTCCGAAAGTAAGGCCTACGCCACGCTGCTGGAGTGGATCAACGTGTACTACGACGAGGAATTCGACAAGCTGATCGGCAACCAGAAGTCGAACGTCCGCATCGGCATTGTGCAGTGGCAGATGCGCGCCACGAAGAACCTGGAGGACTTTTTCCAGCAGATTGAGTTCTTCGTGGACACCGTCTCGGGCTACAAGGCCGACTGCGTGCTGTTCCCCGAGTTCTTCAACGCGCCCATGATGGCCCTCACCAACGAGGAGTCGCCATCGGTGGCTATCCGCTCGATGGCGGCCTTCACCGAGCCCATCAAAACCAAAATGATGGAGCTGGCCGTTAGCTACAACATCAACGTCATTGCCGGCTCGATGCCGCTCTACGAAGACGGCAAGCTCTACAACGTATCGTACCTCTGCCGCCGCGACGGCACCGTAGACGAGCAGTACAAGCTGCACGTGACGCCCGACGAGGCCAGCTACTGGGGCATGCGCGGCGGCGACAAGCTGCGCTGCTTCGACACCGATTTCGGCAAAATCGGCATCCTGATCTGCTACGACGTGGAGTTCCCCGAGCTGAGCCGCATGCTGTCGGATGAGGGCATGAAAATCCTGTTCGTGCCCTTCTGGACCGACACCAAGAACGCCTACCAGCGCGTGCGCCTGTGCGCCCAGGCCCGGGCCATCGAAAACGAGTGCTACGTGGCCATTACCGGCTCGGTGGGCAACCTGCCGCGCGTCGAGAACATGGACATCCAGTACTCGCAGTCGGCCGTGTTCAGCCCCTCTGACTTCGCATTCCCCCACGACGCCATTGTGGCCGAGGCCACGCCGAACACGGAAATGACCCTCATTGCCGACCTCGACCTCGACCTGCTGAAGGACCTGAACACCAGCGGCGCGGTGCGCAACCTCCGCGACCGGCGCAAGGATCTGTACTCACTGAGCTGGTCGAAGAAAACCGAGCGCGACGACGAGCTGCTGGCCCAGGGCGAGGAGCGCGCCCCCAAAACCGCCAGCAAGCGCAAGGCCGTATCGGCGGGGTAAGCTGTCAAACCATTCTCACTGAAGTCTGGCCCGCTAGTTCTAGCGGGCCAGACTATTTTTAGGTCTATTGCTTTAGCGGTACGGTTGCAATTCCCCGTGATTGGGATAGTGGTAGAAGGACCGGCATCCAGTACATTTACTGCTAACTATTTCTACCGAATTACTCCATGAATTACTGCTTACCGATTGCTTTGCTGCTGAGCGTTAGTGCCGCCGCACAATCGCAGCCATCCCAAACTGTACGCAATAAGTTTGAGCAAGGCACTTTCCGCAACAACACTCCGGTAGGAGAATGGAAATACCTCGACAACCAGGGCCAGACGGAGCTGCAGATCAACTACGATTCCGGAAATGTGCAGTACGTCCGCCCCGATTCGTCGATGCACCTGTTGCGCGTGGGAGAAAGCTGGCAGGTGCTACAGCCTGCGCGAGCCCCAAGGTTGTTGGGCAGCAGCTACAAGTATTTCGCCACAACGGCAAAGAGCCTCCGATACCCGGTTTTCGCATTGCGCATGCATACACAAGGGTCCGTCCAACTGTCGTTTGTGGTATCCGTCCAACTGTCGTTTGTGGTAACTCACACAGGCGAAGTTGCGGAGGTGCAGGTAGAGCAAAATCCGGGTCGGGAGCTGACGGAAGAGGTATTGCGGGTACTGAGCCAACACACTGATGCCTGGTTGCCGGCGCTGCACGATGGCAAAGCCCACGATGCGCGCCTGTCGGTGGTGGTCCATTTCGTCATGCAAGGCACTAACCCCAACGTCGTCAGACGGAACTTCGACCTAGACGACATGGGCACAACCACTGTCACGTACCTGGCTGCCGATGCTCTGCGTATGCAGCCTGGCCGGTTTGCCGAGTTTACCGTGACGCACACACCATAGAGAAGTAAGGGGGTGCAGAATTCGGGGTTGGCGTTCGGGCCTGACGGTTTTTCGCTAAACTGCGGGCCCCTCCCCCATAATGTACCCTTTCATTTTTCTCTTCTTATGAAACGCGTCCTCATTACTGGGGCCAACCGCGGCCTGGGCCTGGAGCTCACCCGGCAGGCACTGGAGCGCGGCGACCTGGTATTTGCTACCTGCCGCCGGCCCGAATCCGCTACCGACCTTCACGCGCTGGCCGGGCATTACCCCGACCGCCTGACGCTCGTCGCCCTCGACGTTACCGACGAAGCCAGCATCCGGGCCGCCCACGCGGCCGTCAAAGCGGCTACCGGCAGCCTCGACCTGCTCATCAACAACGCCGGCGTGTATCCGGGCGCGGGGCCCGAAGACCCGGAAAACCAGCGCCTGGGACAGTTCACGGCCGAGGTGGCGCTGCAGGTGCTGCGCGTGAATGCCGTGGGGCCGCTACTGGTGGCGCAGGCGTTTCTGGATTTGCTGCGCGCTGGCACCAAGCCGCGTATCCTCAGCCTGTCGTCGGGGCAGGGCTCGATTACCTGGAAAGCCGCCGGCGACCCGTACCACTACAGCGCCAGCAAGGCCACCCTGAACATGTACATGCGGGCCCTTGCCGCTGAAATCGGGCAGTACGGCGTACTGTCGATGCTGGTGGACCCGGGCTGGGTGCGCACCGGCATGGGTGGCACCGCTGCGGCCCAGGATCCGGCCGTGGCGGCCAAAGGCATCCTGCGCCTCGCCGAGCAGCTGCACGACGAGGAAAACGGCAGCTTCGTGACCTGGAAAAACGAGTTCGTGCCCTGGTAAGCTGCGAGTCGATAAGCACAACCATATCAAGGATGGCCTTTGCAAAAAGGTCATCCTTTTTGTTTGGACGGCCCGCTACCGACACTCTTACCGTAGCCGCAGTGGGCCGGCACCGCGTAGCAAACTCATTAAAAGCACGTTAAAATCAGCCCAGGCAGCTTATCTATTCGTAGGGAAAGAGAGCAGGTGCCTATCCGCTCCTGTTTTGCTTTCTTCTTTTACCCATTTTCAGTTTTTCGTTATGCGTCAAAAAGCTACTTCGCGCACTTCTTCCTGGCGTTCCGCCTTTCTGGGTTTAGCCACGCTCGGCCTTTCTGCCGGCGCCGCCCAGGCCCAAACGGCGTATGGTATAACCGCAGACCTGTTAGGGGATTATCGGCTGGTTACTTTTCAGCTGACGGCCCCCGGCACTTTCACCGCTACGGTACCGATTACTGGTATAACGACCGGCCAGCGGGTGGTGGGCATCGACACGCGCCCGAACACCGGCCAGCTGTTTGCGCTGGGATACAACGCCGGAGCCACCACCAACAACGCGCAACTCTACACGCTGGCCACCACTGGTGTGCTTACGCCCGTAGGCAGCCCCGTGACGCTGGCGTTGGGCACTGATTTCACGCGTATTGGCTTCGACTTCAACCCTACTGTGGACCGGATCCGGGTGACGGCCGGCAACCGCGCCAACTTCCGCCTCAACCCCGTCACGGGCGGAATTGCTGCTACTGATGGCAACCTGACCTACGCCACTGCCGACCCTAACGCAGCCCAGACGCCCGGCGTCGGCTCGTCGGCCTACACCAACTCCTACATCGGCAGCACCTCGACCACGCTCTACAACCTCGACGAAGCCTTTAGCCGCCTTGTTACTCAGATTCCGCCAAACGACGGCACGCTCAACACCGTGGGGCCATTAGGAGTGAGCACCAACAGCAACCTGCAGATTGCAGACCTGGACATTTATTCCAACCCAACAAACGGGCAGAACGTTGCCTACATGTCGCTGTCTACGGCCTCGCCGACTTTCACGGTCAGCAACCAGCTGTATACCATTAACCTGGCTTCCGGCGCGGCTACGGCTGTCGGTACACTGGGCAGCGCCACCAATGTTACATTTATCGACTTGGCGGTGGGCATTAACCGCCCCGCTTCGCTGCCAGCCATTACGGGCCAGCTGGTGTACGGGCTGGGCGGCACCAATCTGCTCACCTTCGACTCGGCCAACCCCAGCCTGATCCGCACGTCGGTGGGCATTACGGGCGTAGATGCCGCCCAGACCCTGGTGGGCATGGACGTGCGGCCGGCCACCAACTCGCTGTACGCGCTGGGCTACAACGCCACGGCCCAGACGGCTACCGTGTATACCATCAATGCCGCAACGGGCGCGGCGCGGGCTATCAACGCTACGCCAGTGGCGCTGGCACTGGGCACGGGCAGCATCGGCTTCGACTTCAACCCCACCGTGGACCGCATCCGGGTGGTGGGTGCTAACCGGGCCAACTTCCGCCTCAACCCCAACGACGGCACTGTAGCCGCCACCGACGGCCAGCTCACTTACGCTGTCGGCGACGCGAATGCCGCCAACACGCCCTCCATCGGCGCGGTAGCCTACACCAACAGCGTGGCCGGTGCTACCACCACCCAGCTTTTCGACTACGACGAGGCCCGCAACGTGCTGGCTCTGCAGAACCCACCGAATGACGGCACATTGAACACAATAGGTGCCACCGGCCTCACCGCCACCGTAGCCCGCGACGTGGACATGGACATCTACAGCGTAGGTGCCAACAACACGGCTTACTTGGTAGCCAATGCCGCGGCTAACGGCAACAGCACTTTTTATAGCATCAATACCGCCACCGGCGCTACTACTGCCTTGGCCATTATTGGCAACGGCAGCGCTATCCGTGACATTGCGGTGGCGGGTGCAGCCGGCGTAACGGGTGTGCGTCGGGCCGAGCTGGCCACCAATCTGGCCCTCTACCCCAACCCGGTACGTGGCCAGGCCAGCATCAGCTTTGGGCTGCCCCGCGCCGCCCGCGTCACCATGACCGTGACGGACGCGCTGGGCCGCACCGTAGACACGGTAGACGCAGGCCTGCGGAATGCTGGCCCGCAAGTAGTGAAGTGGGACAGCAAAGGCCGCGCCGCCGGCACCTACTTCCTGAACCTACGCTTCGACAACCAGCCCGCCGGCACCCGCCAGGCTGTCGTGACGGAATAGGTTTCGCCTGAAACAACAAGCCTCCGCAACGGGCGTCTCGCAGTGAGATGCCCGTTGCGGAGGCTTTTTTGTTTGAACCTGCCGGGTTGACGCCGGACGCCTACGCCTGCGCGGCGGCCAGGTGGGCATGGTCGCGCAGGATGGTGCGCAGGAAGGCTTCGTCGGGCAATTGGGTCTGGATGCCGGTGAGGGCTTTCACTTTGTTGGCGACTTCGTTGAGCAGCTCGTAGTTTTCGTGCTCCAGCCCTTTGTAGAGCAGCTGCCGGATGGTGGCCACGTCGTGGTCCTGGAGGGCGGCGGCCTGCGGAAACACCACCATGTAGTCGGTATCGGTGAAGGCGGGAGCCAGCGGGCCGCCTTGCTGCCGGGGGCGGGTGCTCACCACCGAGGTGCCGGCGGCCAGGTCGCCGAGGCGCTGCCCGCGGCCGTTGGCCAGAATCACGACCACCGCAATCAGGCCGCTCATGATGCCGGTGTCCACGATGCGCAGAATCCAGCGCAGCAGGTAGTCGCCGAAGCCGGGGCGGGTGCCGTCGAGGCGGATGACTTTGATGTGACGAGCTTTCTTGCCCAGGCTCTGGCCGTTGAAGAACAGCTCGCACAGTAGGTGGTAGAACACAGCCGGCACTCCTGCCACGATAATCAGTATTGCTGCCAGAACCTTGTTGGAGCCCAACAAATCGAACAGCAGCAGCCAGAGCACCACCCAGGCCACCAGAATCAGGCCGTCGATGAGGGCGGCTACAATTCGCTCGCCCACGCTGGCGACTTCGTATTCGAGGGTGACGTTCTGGGCCGTCTGGACGCGGATGGTACTCATGGGGTAGCAGAAACCGGCCGCCGGGCCGGCTGGAATTTATAACGCGGAACGAATAGCAGCGGGGTCAAAAAAATTGGCAATCTTCGCCCTGGCTGGAAAGCCGCAAATTACGGGTTCTGCCCACATTACGGCCACTTCCGCGCGGCTTATTCTATCTTGGTTGCTGCTTCTTCTTTTCAACAGGTATCCGTATGCGCGAGGCAGTATTTCTGCGGGTGAATGAGGCCAAATGGAAGCAGTATGAGCTGCAACCGCCCGCCGGGCCCGACGAGTTGGCCGCCCGCTTCGTGGAGCTGACCGACGACCTGGCCTACGCCCAGACCTTCTACCCCACCTCCCCCACCACCCGCTACCTCAACGACCTGGCCGCCAAGCAGCACCAGGCCATCTACCAGAACAAGCCCGAAACCACCAACCGCTTCGCCCACTTCTGGCGGCAGGAGCTGCCGCTGCTGGTAGCCCGCCACCACCGCACGCTGCTGGTTTCGCTGGTGCTGTTCACGGTGTTCACACTGCTCGGGGCGCTGTCGGCGGCCTACGACGACACGTTTGTGCGCGTGGTACTCGGCGACGCCTACGTCAATAAAACCCTGGAAAACATTGAGCGCGGCGACCCGATGGCCGTGTACAAGGGCATGAGCGAAACGCCCATGTTTCTGGCCATCACCGCCAACAACATCTACGTGGCCCTCACGGCCTACGCGCTGGGCGCCACGCTGGGGCTGGGCACCGTGTACGCGCTGTTCCGCAATGGCATGATGCTGGGCTCGTTTCAGTACTTTTTCTATCAGAAAGGCGTGCTGCTGCCCTCGCTGCTCACCATCTGGATCCATGGCACGCTGGAAATCTCAGCCATTGTGCTGGCCGGCGGCGCGGGCTTCGTGATGGCGCGCGGCCTGCTCTTCCCCGGCACCTACTCCCGCACCGACGCCTTCCGCCAGGCCGCCCGCGACGGCCTGAAGCTGGCTCTCGGGCTGGTGCCTATCTT is from Hymenobacter yonginensis and encodes:
- a CDS encoding RDD family protein; the encoded protein is MSTIRVQTAQNVTLEYEVASVGERIVAALIDGLILVAWVVLWLLLFDLLGSNKVLAAILIIVAGVPAVFYHLLCELFFNGQSLGKKARHIKVIRLDGTRPGFGDYLLRWILRIVDTGIMSGLIAVVVILANGRGQRLGDLAAGTSVVSTRPRQQGGPLAPAFTDTDYMVVFPQAAALQDHDVATIRQLLYKGLEHENYELLNEVANKVKALTGIQTQLPDEAFLRTILRDHAHLAAAQA
- a CDS encoding stage II sporulation protein M yields the protein MREAVFLRVNEAKWKQYELQPPAGPDELAARFVELTDDLAYAQTFYPTSPTTRYLNDLAAKQHQAIYQNKPETTNRFAHFWRQELPLLVARHHRTLLVSLVLFTVFTLLGALSAAYDDTFVRVVLGDAYVNKTLENIERGDPMAVYKGMSETPMFLAITANNIYVALTAYALGATLGLGTVYALFRNGMMLGSFQYFFYQKGVLLPSLLTIWIHGTLEISAIVLAGGAGFVMARGLLFPGTYSRTDAFRQAARDGLKLALGLVPIFIVAGFLEGFVTRHTGMPLWLSLGIIGSSATFIVWYFILYPLRLKRASQVPA
- a CDS encoding SDR family oxidoreductase translates to MKRVLITGANRGLGLELTRQALERGDLVFATCRRPESATDLHALAGHYPDRLTLVALDVTDEASIRAAHAAVKAATGSLDLLINNAGVYPGAGPEDPENQRLGQFTAEVALQVLRVNAVGPLLVAQAFLDLLRAGTKPRILSLSSGQGSITWKAAGDPYHYSASKATLNMYMRALAAEIGQYGVLSMLVDPGWVRTGMGGTAAAQDPAVAAKGILRLAEQLHDEENGSFVTWKNEFVPW
- a CDS encoding bifunctional GNAT family N-acetyltransferase/carbon-nitrogen hydrolase family protein, translating into MDKVYSNMEGAWSQEEYNNLLKKFPEGQICIEDNGQVVAAALAIIVQYSDFGDRHTYAKITGHGKFDTHNADGDTLYGVDVFVDPEYRSLRLGRRLYDARKELCENLNLRAMVAGGRIPGYNQYAEEMTPAKYVEMVRNKELTDPILTFQLSNDFYVRKIIRGYLPYDSESKAYATLLEWINVYYDEEFDKLIGNQKSNVRIGIVQWQMRATKNLEDFFQQIEFFVDTVSGYKADCVLFPEFFNAPMMALTNEESPSVAIRSMAAFTEPIKTKMMELAVSYNINVIAGSMPLYEDGKLYNVSYLCRRDGTVDEQYKLHVTPDEASYWGMRGGDKLRCFDTDFGKIGILICYDVEFPELSRMLSDEGMKILFVPFWTDTKNAYQRVRLCAQARAIENECYVAITGSVGNLPRVENMDIQYSQSAVFSPSDFAFPHDAIVAEATPNTEMTLIADLDLDLLKDLNTSGAVRNLRDRRKDLYSLSWSKKTERDDELLAQGEERAPKTASKRKAVSAG
- a CDS encoding energy transducer TonB — translated: MNYCLPIALLLSVSAAAQSQPSQTVRNKFEQGTFRNNTPVGEWKYLDNQGQTELQINYDSGNVQYVRPDSSMHLLRVGESWQVLQPARAPRLLGSSYKYFATTAKSLRYPVFALRMHTQGSVQLSFVVSVQLSFVVTHTGEVAEVQVEQNPGRELTEEVLRVLSQHTDAWLPALHDGKAHDARLSVVVHFVMQGTNPNVVRRNFDLDDMGTTTVTYLAADALRMQPGRFAEFTVTHTP
- a CDS encoding DUF4394 domain-containing protein translates to MRQKATSRTSSWRSAFLGLATLGLSAGAAQAQTAYGITADLLGDYRLVTFQLTAPGTFTATVPITGITTGQRVVGIDTRPNTGQLFALGYNAGATTNNAQLYTLATTGVLTPVGSPVTLALGTDFTRIGFDFNPTVDRIRVTAGNRANFRLNPVTGGIAATDGNLTYATADPNAAQTPGVGSSAYTNSYIGSTSTTLYNLDEAFSRLVTQIPPNDGTLNTVGPLGVSTNSNLQIADLDIYSNPTNGQNVAYMSLSTASPTFTVSNQLYTINLASGAATAVGTLGSATNVTFIDLAVGINRPASLPAITGQLVYGLGGTNLLTFDSANPSLIRTSVGITGVDAAQTLVGMDVRPATNSLYALGYNATAQTATVYTINAATGAARAINATPVALALGTGSIGFDFNPTVDRIRVVGANRANFRLNPNDGTVAATDGQLTYAVGDANAANTPSIGAVAYTNSVAGATTTQLFDYDEARNVLALQNPPNDGTLNTIGATGLTATVARDVDMDIYSVGANNTAYLVANAAANGNSTFYSINTATGATTALAIIGNGSAIRDIAVAGAAGVTGVRRAELATNLALYPNPVRGQASISFGLPRAARVTMTVTDALGRTVDTVDAGLRNAGPQVVKWDSKGRAAGTYFLNLRFDNQPAGTRQAVVTE